A genomic segment from Gadus morhua chromosome 4, gadMor3.0, whole genome shotgun sequence encodes:
- the ppp1r3b gene encoding protein phosphatase 1 regulatory subunit 3B, which translates to MFQTQGFRALDFPVKAKMPFDLVLPHYLSNEELGYRKIPKPCINPTLTFTQSRGFDQIDSNDVLHNNDKNKKEKKTKKSVSFADHRGLSLTRVKTFSESKDSIEIPINIQKLFSNSAQLSAVEEEEDKLVLDFTQPSADYMQFRRRLGWCNVCLEHCMLKEKTLAGTVRVKNLSPEKSVTVRITFDSWKSYTNVTCAYVMSTYPDTEHDTFSFEVLLPDVLVPHERIEFAICYEGGGSVHWDSNQGKNYKVVWSSQRERGRHHQGRRRSSLLGIHFDTYGSPTCSHGLFPDWPGYNVYENIGPYY; encoded by the exons ATGTTTCAAACCCAGGGTTTTAG GGCACTCGACTTTCCTGTTAAAGCCAAAATGCCGTTCGACTTGGTCCTTCCCCATTACCTGTCCAACGAGGAACTCGGTTACAGGAAGATCCCCAAACCTTGCATCAATCCCACTTTAACATTTACCCAATCAAGAGGGTTCGACCAAATCGACTCAAACGATGTTTTGCACAACAACGACAAGaacaagaaggagaaaaagacGAAAAAGTCAGTGTCTTTCGCGGATCACAGAGGTCTTTCGCTGACCCGGGTCAAGACATTCTCGGAGAGTAAAGACTCCATTGAGATTCCTATCAACATTCAAAAGCTGTTCAGCAACTCGGCCCAGCTctcggcggtggaggaggaggaggacaaactGGTGTTGGATTTCACGCAACCCTCCGCCGACTACATGCAGTTCCGCCGGCGGCTAGGGTGGTGCAACGTCTGCCTGGAGCACTGCATGCTCAAGGAGAAGACGCTGGCTGGGACCGTTCGAGTGAAAAACCTATCCCCGGAGAAATCTGTGACCGTGCGCATCACCTTTGACTCCTGGAAAAGCTACACTAACGTGACTTGCGCTTACGTCATGAGCACGTATCCAGACACCGAGCACGACACGTTCTCGTTTGAGGTGCTATTGCCAGATGTTCTGGTGCCGCACGAGCGCATTGAGTTCGCTATCTGTTATGAAGGGGGCGGCAGTGTGCATTGGGACAGCAACCAGGGCAAGAACTACAAGGTGGTGTGGTCATCACAGAGGGAACGGGGTCGACACCACCAGGGGAGGCGACGCTCGTCTCTTCTGGGGATCCACTTTGACACCTACGGCAGCCCCACGTGTTCCCACGGGCTCTTCCCGGATTGGCCAGGCTATAATGTGTACGAAAACATTGGGCCTTATTATTGA